The following proteins are co-located in the Camelina sativa cultivar DH55 chromosome 12, Cs, whole genome shotgun sequence genome:
- the LOC104731798 gene encoding casein kinase II subunit beta-2 isoform X1: protein MYRERGMVGSKSEVVDRKRINESHDNRPSHSMPQPVNGKGKVTASSLLIGKQQLHDRDSRSSHAVDISDTDSEESEVSGSEGEDTSWISWFCNLRGNEFFCEVDDDYIQDDFNLCGLSHQVPYYDYALDLILDVESSHGEMFTEEQNELIESAAEMLYGMIHARYILTSKGLASMLDKYKNYDFGRCPRVYCCGQPCLPVGQSDIPRASTVKIYCPKCEDVYYPRSKYQGNIDGAYFGTTFPHLFLMTYGHLKPQKASQSYTPRVFGFKLHKP from the exons ATGTATAGAGAGAGGGGTATGGTTGGATCGAAGTCTGAGGTGGTCGATCGGAAACGAATAAACGAGTCTCACGATAATCGTCCCTCGCATTCGATGCCTCAGCCCGTCAATGGAAAAGGCAAGGTAACAGCCTCCTCCCTCTTGATTGGGAAGCAGCAATTGCATGACAGAGATTCACGTTCTTCTCATG CTGTGGATATATCAGACACAGACAGCGAAGAATCAGAGGTTAGTGGTTCTGAAGGAGAAGACACCTCATGGATATCTTGGTTCTGCAACCTACGAGGGAACGAGTTTTTCTGTGAAGTTGATGATGATTACATCCAGGATGATTTTAACTTGTGTGGACTCAGCCATCAAGTTCCTTACTACGACTATGCccttgatttgattttggatgtGGAGTCTTCCCATG GTGAGATGTTTACAGAGGAACAGAATGAATTGATCGAGTCAGCAGCAGAGATGCTTTATGGGATGATTCATGCTCGTTACATATTGACAAGCAAAGGGCTGGCTTCTATG TtagacaaatacaaaaactatgaCTTTGGAAGATGCCCAAGAGTTTATTGTTGTGGGCAACCTTGTTTACCAGTTGGTCAATCCGATATTCCTCGAGCAAGCACCGTAAAGATATATTGCCCCAAATGTGAAGACGTGTATTACCCACGATCAAAGTACCAAGGAa ACATAGATGGAGCATACTTTGGGACAACGTTTCCACATCTGTTCTTGATGACGTACGGACATCTGAAGCCACAAAAGGCATCACAAAGCTACACGCCAAGAGTGTTTGGGTTCAAGTTACACAAGCCGTGA
- the LOC104731797 gene encoding coenzyme Q-binding protein COQ10 homolog, mitochondrial, whose translation MPPFISGSRAIYSLISCRNAIRNSISRRPGIPRRSFVSNQIRRFGSLSGVERFSPYGSMFNYDEGRVSFGTGSLLIQRRHFLGCGDGEEGGGELSKIYEERRVLGYSPEQMFNVVAAVDLYHGFVPWCQRSEVLKEYPDGSFDAELEIGFKFLVESYISHVESERPKWIKTTARDTGLFDHLINVWQFKPGPIPGTCDLHFHVDFKFNSPLYRQVASMFLKEVATRLVGAFSDRCRLVYGPGVPVDENAYEQRA comes from the exons ATGCCACCGTTTATATCTGGCTCCAGAGctatatattctttaatttcATGTCGAAACGCCATCAGGAACTCGATCAGCCGTCGTCCGGGGATCCCTCGGCGGAGTTTTGTATCTAATCAAATTAGGAGATTTGGTTCTCTTTCAGGCGTTGAAAGATTTTCTCCTTATGGGTCAATGTTCAATTATGATGAGGGTAGAGTCTCTTTTGGCACTGGAAGCTTATTAATTCAGAGACGGCATTTTTTGGGTTGTGGAGATGGGGAAGAAGGTGGTGGTGAGTTATCTAAGATCTACGAA GAGCGTCGTGTCTTGGG GTATTCTCCGGAGCAAATGTTTAACGTAGTTGCAGCTGTAGACTTGTACCACGGGTTTGTTCCTTGGTGTCAACGCTCTGAGGTTCTTAAAGAATATCCAGATGGATCATTCGATGCAGAACTGGAGATTGGTTTTAAGTTTCTTGTTGAGAGTTACATTTCCCATGTCGAATCCGAAAGGCCGAAATGGATTAAG ACAACTGCGAGGGACACGGGACTATTTGACCATTTAATAAACGTCTGGCAATTTAAGCCAGGACCCATTCCAGGAACCTGCGACCTTCATTTCCATGTGGATTTCAAATTCAACTCGCCTCTCTATCGccag GTAGCTTCAATGTTCTTAAAGGAGGTAGCAACCAGACTCGTAGGAGCATTTAGTGACCGATGCCGACTAGTGTATGGTCCAGGAGTTCCAGTAGATGAAAACGCATATGAACAAAGAGCTTGA
- the LOC104731798 gene encoding casein kinase II subunit beta-2 isoform X3 encodes MVGSKSEVVDRKRINESHDNRPSHSMPQPVNGKGKVTASSLLIGKQQLHDRDSRSSHAVDISDTDSEESEVSGSEGEDTSWISWFCNLRGNEFFCEVDDDYIQDDFNLCGLSHQVPYYDYALDLILDVESSHGEMFTEEQNELIESAAEMLYGMIHARYILTSKGLASMLDKYKNYDFGRCPRVYCCGQPCLPVGQSDIPRASTVKIYCPKCEDVYYPRSKYQGNIDGAYFGTTFPHLFLMTYGHLKPQKASQSYTPRVFGFKLHKP; translated from the exons ATGGTTGGATCGAAGTCTGAGGTGGTCGATCGGAAACGAATAAACGAGTCTCACGATAATCGTCCCTCGCATTCGATGCCTCAGCCCGTCAATGGAAAAGGCAAGGTAACAGCCTCCTCCCTCTTGATTGGGAAGCAGCAATTGCATGACAGAGATTCACGTTCTTCTCATG CTGTGGATATATCAGACACAGACAGCGAAGAATCAGAGGTTAGTGGTTCTGAAGGAGAAGACACCTCATGGATATCTTGGTTCTGCAACCTACGAGGGAACGAGTTTTTCTGTGAAGTTGATGATGATTACATCCAGGATGATTTTAACTTGTGTGGACTCAGCCATCAAGTTCCTTACTACGACTATGCccttgatttgattttggatgtGGAGTCTTCCCATG GTGAGATGTTTACAGAGGAACAGAATGAATTGATCGAGTCAGCAGCAGAGATGCTTTATGGGATGATTCATGCTCGTTACATATTGACAAGCAAAGGGCTGGCTTCTATG TtagacaaatacaaaaactatgaCTTTGGAAGATGCCCAAGAGTTTATTGTTGTGGGCAACCTTGTTTACCAGTTGGTCAATCCGATATTCCTCGAGCAAGCACCGTAAAGATATATTGCCCCAAATGTGAAGACGTGTATTACCCACGATCAAAGTACCAAGGAa ACATAGATGGAGCATACTTTGGGACAACGTTTCCACATCTGTTCTTGATGACGTACGGACATCTGAAGCCACAAAAGGCATCACAAAGCTACACGCCAAGAGTGTTTGGGTTCAAGTTACACAAGCCGTGA
- the LOC104733541 gene encoding uncharacterized protein LOC104733541 (The sequence of the model RefSeq protein was modified relative to this genomic sequence to represent the inferred CDS: added 3 bases not found in genome assembly), with product MEVSTRKPYFIEEEDDGLASLEAGVTSPSCYDNSLKMNPQSYYYQHHHYSVSSPRSGKFHDFRFDNSCYGQQPLPHFLDSCFLCKKRLGDNRDIFMYRGDTPFCSEECREEQIERDEAKEKKQSLSSSVKAMRRNEKRSSSSSPTRSRDYAFHTGTVAAA from the exons gaggttTCAACGAGAAAGCCTTAtttcatagaagaagaagacgatggttTGGCTTCTCTAGAAGCTGGAGTTACGAGTCCTTCTTGTTACGACAACAGTCTCAAGATGAATCCTCAGAGTTATTATTACCAACATCATCACTACTCTGTTTCATCTCCCAGATCTGGAAAATTCCATGATTTTAGATTTGACAATAGCTGTTACGGACAACAGCCACTTCCTCATTTCTTGGACTCTTGTTTCCTCTGCAAGAAACGTCTTGGTGATAACAGAGACATCTTCATGTACAG AGGAGACACACCGTTCTGTAGCGAAGAGTGTAGAGAAGAACAGATAGAAAGAGACGAagctaaagagaagaaacagagtctGTCATCTTCCGTGAAAGCTATGAGAAGAAATGAAAAgcgaagctcttcttcttctcctactaGATCTCGTGACTATGCTTTCCACACTGGAACCGTTGCTGCTGCCTAA
- the LOC104731800 gene encoding decapping nuclease DXO homolog, chloroplastic, with amino-acid sequence MDSPPKKNPMDDLFGEDSDNDSPSSRSKSSSSGNASSSSSSSSSSSSSSSAAGGDGDGDGDGGGADSGSASDSGSGSSGGKEEHGDDRVESYRSNDNGESGIYPYEEEEEEEEDEKDLFGSDNEEYTKTPAISTYSIPVLPAGWSNDNHGGRGGMGRGRWPNGRGGPGLLPRPGPYPGRGNRGGFGGRYQNYQRDERFVSELKLSKSKETLARKQTNFQEPCELTSYSRVEGGEVFYDERGLRLFKRHVAEEIGADLNQGFDTFIEKKDLGSEGFGDMLGSIRAKNISLENIHFVTFRNNLNKILGAAYNRHEPWEMGVHKRNGTIYLDVHKLPERPQSDLDRRRCYWGYCFESLATEDPGRAYGEEVHHVDANVEFCSVVKTKLGAHRVLMGAEMDCCDETDEGRRIYIELKTSRELDDRTVDRYEREKLLKFWIQSFVAGVPYIVVGYRDDGGRLVRTERLRTKEIAHRARLKNFWQGGVCLAFADEVLCWLYGTVKENEDYILQFQHPFMRLELLQAQSCPDAITNHVHLLQHPASPEGPEPPQ; translated from the exons ATGGATTCACCGCCGAAGAAGAACCCTATGGATGATTTGTTCGGTGAAGATTCCGACAACGACTCACCATCTTCGCGTTCGAAATCGTCATCTTCCGGTAatgcttcttcgtcttcgtcttcatcctcgtcttcttcatcttcgtcttctgcggctggaggagatggagatggagatggggATGGTGGTGGTGCGGATTCTGGTAGCGCAAGCGATAGCGGAAGTGGAAGTAGCGGCGGGAAAGAGGAGCATGGAGATGATAGAGTAGAGAGTTATAGGAGCAATGATAATGGAGAAAGTGGGATTTATCCttatgaagaagaggaagaagaagaagaagatgaaaaggatCTTTTTGGGTCTGATAATGAAGAGTATACTAAGACTCCTGCAATTAGCACTTACTCAATCCCTG TTTTGCCTGCGGGATGGAGCAATGATAACcatggtgggagaggaggaatGGGGCGTGGTCGTTGGCCAAATGGGAGAGGAGGACCTGGGCTTCTTCCTCGGCCTGGACCTTACCCTGGACGTGGTAATCGTGGTGGTTTTGGCGGGAGATACCAGAATTATCAGCGTGATGAACGTTTTGTTTCTGAGCTTAAGCTTTCGAAAAGCAAAGAAACTTTGGCTAGAAAACAAACCAACTTTCAGGAG CCATGTGAGCTTACTAGCTACAGTCGAGTAGAAGGTGGAGAAGTATTCTATGATGAGCGAGGATTG AGGCTTTTCAAACGTCATGTTGCTGAAGAGATTGGAGCGGATTTAAATCAAGGTTTTGATACTTTTATCGAGAAAAAAG ACCTGGGCTCTGAGGGCTTTGGTGACATGCTTGGCAGCATTAGAGCAAAGAACATTTCGCTGGAGAACATTCATTTTGTG ACATTTCGTAATAATTTAAACAAG ATATTGGGGGCTGCTTACAATCGGCATGAACCGTGGGAAATGGGAGTGCATAAGAGAAATGGTACCATATATCTAGATGTGCATAAACTGCCTGAAAGACCGCAGAGTGACTTAGATCGCCGCAG ATGTTATTGGGGTTATTGTTTCGAAAGCCTTGCGACGGAAGATCCAGGAAGAGCTTATGGAGAAGAAGTCCATCATGTGGATGCAAATGTTGAATTTTGTTCTGTTGTGAAGACTAAACTTGGAGCTCACCGGGTTCTGATGGGTGCTGAAATGGACTGCTGTGATGAAACTGACGAAGGAAGAAGGATTTACATAGAGTTGAAAACATCTCGTGAG TTGGATGATCGTACTGTAGACAGAtatgaaagagagaaactgCTTAAATTCTGG ATACAATCATTCGTAGCAGGAGTTCCATACATTGTCGTTGGATATAG AGATGATGGAGGGAGACTAGTACGCACAGAGAGACTAAGAACGAAGGAAATTGCGCACAGAGCCAGATTGAAAAACTTTTGGCAG GGAGGAGTGTGCTTGGCTTTTGCTGATGAAGTTCTTTGCTGGCTATACGGCACTGTTAAAGAaa ACGAAGATTACATACTTCAGTTCCAGCATCCTTTCATGAGGCTAGAGCTTCTTCAAGCTCAGTCTTGCCCTGACGCCATCACTAACCATGTTCACCTTCTACAACATCCTGCATCACCAGAAGGTCCAGAACCACCTCAGTAA
- the LOC104731796 gene encoding AP-1 complex subunit gamma-2-like, protein MEFSSVIQKHQNIRSTLLERMPVLDEATFSGRRAGSLPPSVSTSGKSSLSIPNGVAKAAAAPLVDLLDLSSDDTPAPTSSGDNFLQDLLGVDITQPSAQPG, encoded by the exons ATGGAGTTCAGTTCAGTTATTCAAAAGCATCAGAATATAAG ATCTACCCTGCTTGAAAGAATGCCGGTCCTTGATGAGGCAACATTTAGTGGAAGGAGAGCTGGTTCTTTACCTCCATCTGTGTCAACTTCTGGAAAATCTTCGCTTAGTATTCCGAATGGTGTTGCTAAAGCTGCTGCAGCTCCTCTTGTTGATTTACTTGACCTGAGTTCTGATGATACTCCTGCACCAACCTCCTCTGGTGACAACTTTCTTCAAGATCTTCTTGGTGTTGATATAACGCAGCCTTCAGCACAACCTGGTTAG
- the LOC104731798 gene encoding casein kinase II subunit beta-2 isoform X2, with protein sequence MYRERGMVGSKSEVVDRKRINESHDNRPSHSMPQPVNGKGKVTASSLLIGKQQLHDRDSRSSHAVDISDTDSEESEVSGSEGEDTSWISWFCNLRGNEFFCEVDDDYIQDDFNLCGLSHQVPYYDYALDLILDVESSHEEQNELIESAAEMLYGMIHARYILTSKGLASMLDKYKNYDFGRCPRVYCCGQPCLPVGQSDIPRASTVKIYCPKCEDVYYPRSKYQGNIDGAYFGTTFPHLFLMTYGHLKPQKASQSYTPRVFGFKLHKP encoded by the exons ATGTATAGAGAGAGGGGTATGGTTGGATCGAAGTCTGAGGTGGTCGATCGGAAACGAATAAACGAGTCTCACGATAATCGTCCCTCGCATTCGATGCCTCAGCCCGTCAATGGAAAAGGCAAGGTAACAGCCTCCTCCCTCTTGATTGGGAAGCAGCAATTGCATGACAGAGATTCACGTTCTTCTCATG CTGTGGATATATCAGACACAGACAGCGAAGAATCAGAGGTTAGTGGTTCTGAAGGAGAAGACACCTCATGGATATCTTGGTTCTGCAACCTACGAGGGAACGAGTTTTTCTGTGAAGTTGATGATGATTACATCCAGGATGATTTTAACTTGTGTGGACTCAGCCATCAAGTTCCTTACTACGACTATGCccttgatttgattttggatgtGGAGTCTTCCCATG AGGAACAGAATGAATTGATCGAGTCAGCAGCAGAGATGCTTTATGGGATGATTCATGCTCGTTACATATTGACAAGCAAAGGGCTGGCTTCTATG TtagacaaatacaaaaactatgaCTTTGGAAGATGCCCAAGAGTTTATTGTTGTGGGCAACCTTGTTTACCAGTTGGTCAATCCGATATTCCTCGAGCAAGCACCGTAAAGATATATTGCCCCAAATGTGAAGACGTGTATTACCCACGATCAAAGTACCAAGGAa ACATAGATGGAGCATACTTTGGGACAACGTTTCCACATCTGTTCTTGATGACGTACGGACATCTGAAGCCACAAAAGGCATCACAAAGCTACACGCCAAGAGTGTTTGGGTTCAAGTTACACAAGCCGTGA
- the LOC104731795 gene encoding probable receptor-like protein kinase At5g47070 isoform X2, with translation MNCMFLFKSKKPKSRSNLEKDHKNSRFEKSAPELTKRRSSSSSFNLPTPRSLPTPASVKDLYTQREQKENTNQNLRVFSYKELSDATCGFSRTLKIGQGGFGSVYQATIDNPTGADSHSPPLVVAVKKLNRQSLQGHKQWLAEVQLLGVVNHPNVVRLLGYCAEDRERLLVYELMSNRSLEEHLFTRKTLTLSWKQRLEIMLGAAQGLAYLHEIQVIYRDFKSSNVLLSDDFHPKLSDFGLAREGPEGDNTHVTTARVGTDGYAAPEYVLTGHLKTHCDVYSFGVVLYEIITGRRTMERMKPLAEQKLLEWVKKYPADSKSFKMIIDSKLCNKYPIKMVSRVAKLADHCLKKNDKERPTMAFVVETLRKIIEDSDSVGMRSSVEKSTREEGVS, from the exons ATGAATTGTATGTTCTTGTTCAAGTCCAAGAAACCTAAATCTAGAAGTAATCTTGAGAAGGATCATAAAAACTCAAGATTCGAAAAGTCAGCTCCGGAATTAACTAAGAGAAGATCGTCGTCATCGTCGTTCAATCTTCCAACACCAAGATCTCTGCCAACTCCAGCGAGTGTTAAAGACTTATACACacagagagaacaaaaagaaaatacaaatcaaaatctgaGGGTTTTCTCTTACAAGGAACTAAGTGACGCCACGTGTGGGTTTAGCAGAACGCTAAAGATCGGACAAGGTGGCTTTGGTAGTGTTTATCAAGCCACTATTGACAACCCCACCGGAGCAGATTCTCATTCTCCTCCACTTGTCGTCGCCGTTAAGAAACTCAATCGACAGAGTCTACAG GGTCATAAGCAATGGCTAGCAGAGGTTCAGTTGTTAGGCGTAGTGAATCACCCAAACGTAGTGAGGCTCTTAGGGTATTGCGCAGAGGACAGAGAGAGGCTTTTGGTTTACGAGCTGATGTCTAATCGCAGCTTAGAAGAGCATCTCTTCACTCGAAAAACCTTAACGTTGTCATGGAAACAAAGGCTTGAGATCATGCTTGGTGCAGCTCAAGGATTGGCTTATTTGCACGAAATCCAG GTAATATATAGAGACTTCAAATCATCAAATGTGCTTTTAAGCGATGACTTTCATCCGAAGTTATCGGACTTTGGTCTCGCTAGAGAAGGTCCAGAAGGAGACAACACTCACGTTACAACTGCG AGAGTTGGAACAGACGGCTATGCAGCCCCCGAGTATGTATTAACCGGTCATCTCAAGACGCATTGCGATGTCTACAGCTTTGGAGTTGTCCTGTATGAGATCATCACTGGTCGTCGAACAATGGAACGAATGAAACCTTTGGCTGAGCAAAAGCTTCTAGAATGGGTCAAAAAGTATCCTGCTGATAGCAAAAGCTTCAAAATGATCATTGACTCGAAGCTATGCAACAAATATCCAATTAAGATGGTTAGTAGAGTGGCCAAATTAGCTGATCACTGTCTGAAAAAGAACGATAAAGAGAGACCCACCATGGCCTTTGTAGTTGAGACTCTTAGGAAGATCATTGAGGACTCAGACTCTGTAGGTATGAGAAGTTCAGTTGAAAAATCGACGAGAGAGGAAGGGGTTAGTTAG